In Arthrobacter sp. QXT-31, one genomic interval encodes:
- a CDS encoding glycine zipper 2TM domain — protein sequence MTRKPHRNGRGLFLGAILGGVAGFFAGRMMGNAVLGILVGAVVVSALLYRVNPGPWNRP from the coding sequence ATGACCCGCAAACCCCACCGCAACGGCCGGGGGCTGTTCCTCGGAGCCATCCTCGGCGGCGTGGCCGGCTTCTTCGCCGGCAGGATGATGGGCAACGCTGTGCTGGGCATCCTGGTGGGGGCCGTCGTCGTTTCTGCCCTGCTGTACCGCGTGAATCCCGGGCCCTGGAACAGGCCCTAG
- the dnaG gene encoding DNA primase: MAGLIKREDIDEVRQRTDIKEVVDGYVTLKSAGLGSYKGLCPFHDERSPSFTVRPQVGRYHCFGCGEDGDVISFVQKLDHTSFHEAVEKLAARIGYELRYEDGGKGPSREEVGKRQRLLDAHKIADEFFRAQLLTAGATEGRKFLQQRGFDRAAADHFGVGYAPQGWDALLKHLRGRGFTDAELKLTGMFSEGNRGIYDRFRGRLIWPIRDIAGDTIGFGARKLYEDDQGPKYLNTPETALYKKSQVLYGIDLAKRNIAKDRQLVVVEGYTDVMACHLAGIPTAVATCGTAFAADHIKIARRLLSDDGSGGEVIFTFDGDAAGQKAALRAFEEDQRFVAQTYVAVEPTGADPCDLRQTRGDAAVRDLIASRRPLFEFAIRATLRKHNLDTVEGRVAALRESAPVVAQIRDAGLRPGYARELAGWLGMPIEDVTRAVAAAAKRGAPGAQGSAGPGSQAHVAQAPGPQGHGGQAHGSQASSAQAPGVPPGRNVPGVAALPPSGVLPSFHRPDPRDPVASMERQALEVALQEPAMLGGAAWERFATARFATPAYQAIHDAIRATAPGFSGDAVQWVEAVRQEVSEPLQPLVSELAVVPLPAHTAEAVQKYCRDILARLFELQITRVKADKLGQLQRLDAAAHPEEFQQLNRELMMLEMERRSLRSDA, from the coding sequence CGGCCTCGGTTCCTACAAGGGCCTGTGCCCGTTCCACGACGAGCGCTCGCCCTCGTTCACCGTCCGCCCGCAGGTGGGCCGCTACCACTGCTTCGGCTGCGGCGAGGACGGCGACGTCATTTCCTTCGTGCAGAAGCTGGACCACACCTCCTTCCATGAGGCGGTGGAGAAGCTGGCCGCGCGGATCGGCTACGAGCTCCGTTATGAGGACGGCGGCAAGGGCCCCAGCCGCGAGGAAGTCGGCAAGCGCCAGCGGCTCCTCGACGCCCACAAGATCGCCGACGAGTTCTTCCGCGCCCAGCTGCTGACCGCCGGCGCCACGGAGGGCCGGAAGTTCCTGCAGCAGCGCGGCTTTGACCGCGCGGCCGCAGACCATTTCGGCGTCGGCTACGCACCCCAGGGCTGGGACGCCCTGCTCAAGCACCTGCGCGGCAGGGGATTCACGGACGCCGAACTGAAGCTCACGGGGATGTTCTCCGAAGGCAACCGCGGGATCTACGACCGCTTCCGGGGACGCCTGATCTGGCCCATCCGGGACATCGCCGGGGACACGATCGGCTTCGGCGCCCGCAAGCTCTACGAGGACGACCAGGGCCCCAAGTACCTCAACACCCCGGAGACCGCGCTCTACAAGAAGTCCCAGGTGCTGTACGGCATCGACCTCGCCAAGCGGAACATCGCCAAGGACCGCCAGCTGGTGGTGGTGGAAGGCTACACGGACGTCATGGCGTGCCACCTCGCGGGAATTCCGACGGCGGTGGCCACCTGCGGCACGGCGTTCGCCGCCGACCACATCAAGATTGCCCGCCGGCTGCTGTCCGACGACGGCAGCGGGGGAGAGGTCATCTTCACCTTCGACGGCGATGCCGCCGGCCAGAAGGCGGCCCTGCGGGCCTTTGAAGAGGACCAGCGCTTCGTGGCCCAGACCTATGTGGCGGTCGAACCCACCGGGGCCGACCCCTGCGACCTGCGCCAGACGAGGGGCGACGCCGCTGTCCGCGACCTGATTGCCTCCCGGCGGCCGCTCTTTGAATTCGCCATCCGTGCCACCCTGAGGAAACACAACCTGGACACCGTGGAGGGACGGGTCGCGGCGCTCCGCGAATCCGCGCCTGTGGTGGCCCAGATCCGCGACGCCGGGCTCCGGCCCGGCTACGCCAGGGAACTGGCGGGGTGGCTGGGGATGCCCATCGAGGACGTCACACGGGCCGTCGCGGCAGCCGCCAAGCGCGGTGCTCCCGGGGCGCAGGGTTCGGCGGGCCCCGGTTCCCAGGCACACGTTGCCCAGGCGCCCGGTCCCCAGGGACACGGTGGGCAGGCACACGGCTCTCAGGCATCCAGCGCGCAGGCACCGGGCGTACCGCCCGGCCGGAACGTGCCCGGCGTAGCGGCGCTCCCGCCGTCGGGCGTCCTTCCGTCCTTCCACCGGCCAGATCCACGGGATCCCGTGGCGTCCATGGAGCGGCAGGCCCTCGAGGTGGCCCTGCAGGAGCCTGCCATGCTGGGCGGCGCGGCCTGGGAGCGGTTCGCGACCGCCCGCTTCGCCACGCCCGCCTACCAGGCCATCCACGATGCCATCCGCGCCACGGCTCCCGGCTTCTCCGGGGACGCCGTGCAGTGGGTGGAAGCGGTGCGGCAGGAGGTTTCCGAGCCGCTGCAGCCGCTGGTTTCGGAGCTCGCTGTGGTTCCGCTGCCAGCCCACACCGCCGAGGCGGTGCAGAAGTACTGCCGGGACATCCTCGCCCGGCTGTTTGAGCTGCAGATCACCCGGGTGAAGGCGGACAAGCTGGGACAGCTGCAGCGCCTGGATGCGGCTGCCCATCCCGAGGAGTTCCAGCAGCTGAACCGGGAGCTCATGATGCTTGAAATGGAGCGCAGGTCGCTGCGCTCCGATGCGTGA